The genomic stretch TGGGAGGAGGTGGCCGCCTTCGTCGAGTTCATGGGCTACACCCAGCCCTGGTACTCGGTGCGGGACACGCCCCCGCCGGTCGGCGGCGAGATGGGCTACCTCTCCTCCTTCCTCCGCGACGGCGACCGCACCTTCCTCACCTACTCCACGACGGGCCGCGGCACCGAGCGGGCCAACAGCGCCCTGGGCCTGCTCGACATGACGCCCTACGGCCGCGGCGAGGCATGGGAGGACAAGCCGGAGGGCTGGCCCGAGGGCGACGTCCCGTGCTGGTTCTGGCGCTCGGACGCGGACGGGAACGCCACCTGGGGCCCGACCAGCCGCCCCGCACCGCAGTGGACCCGCCCCGGCGCGACCCCCGTGGAGACCCTCGGCAGGAAGGGCGGCTGGCACTGACCGTGGCCTGTGATCACAGGGTTCCCGCCAGGTGCTTCGCCGCTATGTAGCCGAACGTCATCGCCGGGCCGATGGTCGAGCCCGCGCCCGCGTAGCTGTGGCCCATGACCGCCGCGCTGGCGTTGCCCGCCGCGTACAGGCCCGGGATCGGGGTGCCGTCGGGGCGCAGGACCCGGGCCTGGGGGTCGGTGCGCAGGCCGCCCTTGGTCCCCAGGTCGCCCGGGACGATCCGGAAGGCGTGGTACGGCGGGAGCCAGAGCGGGGCCAGGCAGGAGTTCGGGAGGATCGCCGGGTCCGTGTAGTAGTGGTCATAGGCGCTGTCGCCGCGGTGGTGGTCCGTGTCCTTTCCTTGCAGGGCCTGGGAGTTGAAGCGGTCCACCGTCGCGCGGAGGGCGGCCGGTGCCACGCCGATCGAGCGCGCCAGGGCGTCCCAGGTCCACGCCTTGTGGGCCGCGCCCGAGCTGTACCAGGAGTCCGGGAAGGGCAGCGTCGGGGCCACGTCCCGGAAGAGGTAGCGGTTGCGGTAGTTCTGGTCCACGATCAGCCAGGCCGGGATCGCGGGGTTCGTCGGGTTCTGGTCGTACATGGTGTGGACGACATCGCTGTACGGCGCCGCCTCGTTCACGAACCGCGCGCCCGCCGCGTTGACCAACAGTCCGCCGGGCAGGGTGCGTTCGGCGAGACAGAAGTACGGTTGGCCCGGGAGCGGTATCGCCGGGCCCCACCAGGCGTCGTCCATCAACTCCAGGGCTCCGCCCGCCTGTTCACCTGCCCGGATCCCGTCGCCGGTGTTCTCCTTCGCGCCGACGGTCCAGTCCGTGCCGATGGGCTGACGCTGGTACTGGGCACGCATCGCCGCGTTGTGCTCGAAGCCGCCGGAGCCGATGATCACGCCCTTGCGGGCGCGGACCAGGGCCGGGTCGGAGCCGGCGCGGGTGACGACGGCGCCGGTGACGACGCCGTTCTCGATGTGGAGGTCGGTCAGAGGGGTGTTGAGCCACACCGGGACGCCGGCCGACGCCAGCCCCGCCCGCAGCCCCGCCGCCAGGGACTGGCCCATGGTCAACGGCTTCTGCCCCAGCGCCGCCGCCTTCGTGCCCCGGGCGAGACAAGTGGCGGCCACGGCGGCGCCCTTGACGTTCACGGCCGCCAGCGCCAGCCACTTGTAGTCGGCGCTGAAGACCACCATCCCGGCGGGGACGGGCATGTACGGCGGGTTCAGGCGGGCCAGTTCGGCGCCGAGGATGTTGCCGTCGAGCTGGTCGGGTTCGACGGACCGGCCGCCCGGGAGACCCCCCGGCAGCTCGGGGTAGTAGTCGCTGTAGCCCTCCATCCAGCGGAAGCGGAGGGGGCTGTGGGCCATGACGTACGACAGCATGGCGGGGCCGTGCGCGAGGAAGGCGGACTGGCGGGCCGCGGAGACATCGGGGCCGACCACCGCGGCGAGGTAGGCGGCGGCCTTGGCCGGGGTGTCCGGTACGCCCGCCGCGATGAGCACGGAGTTGTTGGGGATCCAGATCCCGGCGCCGGAACGGGCGGCCGAGCCGCCGAAGGTCGGCGCCTTTTCGAGGACCACGCAGGTCAGGCCCTGGCGAGCGGCCGTGAGTGCGGCCGTCATCCCGGCCGCACCGGCGCCGACGACCACGACGTCGTACGTGCCGAGGAGGGGTAAGTCGGCGGCGGAGGCGTGCTGTTGGCTCAGTGCGAGGGCCGCTGTCGTGGCGGCGGCGGTGGTGAGGACCCGTCTGCGGGTGGGCGCGTCGTTCGTCGTCATGGCATGGCGCTCCTGCGTCCCGAAACTTGAATTCCTGACGATGTGTCAGAAGTGGGAATGTCGCGCGACGCTCTTGTGAAGTCAAGCGAGATCTCGGCCCACACCGTCTTTCCCACGTCCCGCTCCGCGACGCCCCACGTCCGCGCCAGCAGCGTCACGAGGATCAGACCTCGGCCTCCTTCGCCCTCCGCGTCCGTCACGTACCGCAGTTTTCGGTCTCCTCGCGCATCGCTCACCTCGATACGCAGCGTGTCCTCCGGGAGCAGGAGCAGCCGCAGCTCGAAGGCGCGGCCGGGGACGCGGCCGTGGATGACGGCGTTGGCCGCCAGTTCCGCGACCAGGTGTCGCGCCGTCTCGCTGACCTCGCTGTCCGGGGGATACCCCCAGACCGCGAGCTGCTGGACGGCCAGGTGCCGGGCCAGGCGGGCGCCATGTGGGGTGGCACTGATGCGCTGGGCCAGTTCAGCTGTGGGGGTGGTGATTTCGGCGTTCACGTCACCGAGAGTGGCGGGTTCTCTCTACCCTGACCAGGAGTAACCGGACGACTCTGGGTATCTGTACGACCACGTTGAGTCCGGCGTCTGGCATGTCGGACGGAGGGGTGCGGAAGTGAGCGACCAGGACGGCACGACGGGTCTCTTCATCGCCATCGGCAAGCAAGTGAAGCTCCTGCGCGAGCGGAAAGGGCTGACGCAGAAGGAGTTCGGGGTGAAGGCGGGGTACAGCCCCGACGCGATCTCGGCGATGGAACGAGGCGTACGAAGCCCACAGCCCGAAATGCTGGAGAAGGCCGAGGAGTTCCTGGACGCCGGGGGGCTGTTCAGGGAGGTCATCCCTGAGGTCAGGGAGGCGATCGCGACGGGGCGGACGCGGCATCCGGAGTGGTACCGGGACTACGCAGGGATGGAGGCGAAGGCAGTTGAGCTGCACTTCTATGCCAGCCACGCGATGCAAGGGCTCCTCCAGACCGAGGATCACGCCCGGACCGTGTTCGCGAAACGGCGGCCGCTTCTCGACGAGGAGATGATCGAGAAGCGGGTCACGGACCGACTCTCCCGGCAGCAGATCTTCGAGCGTGTACCGGCCCCGATTGTCAGCTACGTCCTCGAAGAAGTGATCCTGGACCGGCCGACCGGCGGACGGCGCATCCACGCGGATCAGCTTCGGCGCCTGCTGCACGTCGGACAGATGAGGAACGTCGAGATTCAGGTGATGCCGACCGCCCAAGAGGAACACCCCAACATGGACGGCGCGTTCAACCTGGTGACACCCAAGGGGTACGGGCAGGTGGCCTACACGGAGATTCAGGGGTATCCCCACCTGATCACCGATCCGGAAGAGGTCCGGAAGATCGCAGACCGCTATGGGATCATGCGAGCCATGGCACTGCGCCCCGCAGAGTCCCGGAAGTTGATCGAGAAAAAGCTGGAGGAGCTATGAGCAACGAGCGTCTCACCTGGTTCAAGTCCAGCTACAGCGGCGGCGAGGGCGGTGACTGTGTGGAGGTAGCCATAGCCCCCTCCACCATCCACCTCCGTGACTCCAAGAACCCCACGGGCCCTCAGCTCACCCTCGCCCCCGCCACCTGGTCCGCCTTCCTCGCCTCGGGCTACTGCGGGAACGCCGCCACGATGCCCAGCTCCTGAGCGCCGGTCGCCGTAATCCCCGTACCGGTGCCCGGCAACAGCACGCTCG from Streptomyces davaonensis JCM 4913 encodes the following:
- a CDS encoding DUF899 family protein; its protein translation is MTTTPLPGRPPIVDLDAWRTARDELLVREKAHTHEGDAIAAARRRLPMVEFDGKTEVVGADGPVPFLDLFQGRDELVVYQHMWYDGAPPQGQCEGCTTTAWHLKDAVYLNARGVSFAFLTTGPWEEVAAFVEFMGYTQPWYSVRDTPPPVGGEMGYLSSFLRDGDRTFLTYSTTGRGTERANSALGLLDMTPYGRGEAWEDKPEGWPEGDVPCWFWRSDADGNATWGPTSRPAPQWTRPGATPVETLGRKGGWH
- the kstD gene encoding 3-oxosteroid 1-dehydrogenase, which translates into the protein MTTNDAPTRRRVLTTAAATTAALALSQQHASAADLPLLGTYDVVVVGAGAAGMTAALTAARQGLTCVVLEKAPTFGGSAARSGAGIWIPNNSVLIAAGVPDTPAKAAAYLAAVVGPDVSAARQSAFLAHGPAMLSYVMAHSPLRFRWMEGYSDYYPELPGGLPGGRSVEPDQLDGNILGAELARLNPPYMPVPAGMVVFSADYKWLALAAVNVKGAAVAATCLARGTKAAALGQKPLTMGQSLAAGLRAGLASAGVPVWLNTPLTDLHIENGVVTGAVVTRAGSDPALVRARKGVIIGSGGFEHNAAMRAQYQRQPIGTDWTVGAKENTGDGIRAGEQAGGALELMDDAWWGPAIPLPGQPYFCLAERTLPGGLLVNAAGARFVNEAAPYSDVVHTMYDQNPTNPAIPAWLIVDQNYRNRYLFRDVAPTLPFPDSWYSSGAAHKAWTWDALARSIGVAPAALRATVDRFNSQALQGKDTDHHRGDSAYDHYYTDPAILPNSCLAPLWLPPYHAFRIVPGDLGTKGGLRTDPQARVLRPDGTPIPGLYAAGNASAAVMGHSYAGAGSTIGPAMTFGYIAAKHLAGTL
- a CDS encoding ATP-binding protein, which codes for MNAEITTPTAELAQRISATPHGARLARHLAVQQLAVWGYPPDSEVSETARHLVAELAANAVIHGRVPGRAFELRLLLLPEDTLRIEVSDARGDRKLRYVTDAEGEGGRGLILVTLLARTWGVAERDVGKTVWAEISLDFTRASRDIPTSDTSSGIQVSGRRSAMP
- a CDS encoding helix-turn-helix domain-containing protein codes for the protein MSDQDGTTGLFIAIGKQVKLLRERKGLTQKEFGVKAGYSPDAISAMERGVRSPQPEMLEKAEEFLDAGGLFREVIPEVREAIATGRTRHPEWYRDYAGMEAKAVELHFYASHAMQGLLQTEDHARTVFAKRRPLLDEEMIEKRVTDRLSRQQIFERVPAPIVSYVLEEVILDRPTGGRRIHADQLRRLLHVGQMRNVEIQVMPTAQEEHPNMDGAFNLVTPKGYGQVAYTEIQGYPHLITDPEEVRKIADRYGIMRAMALRPAESRKLIEKKLEEL
- a CDS encoding DUF397 domain-containing protein; protein product: MSNERLTWFKSSYSGGEGGDCVEVAIAPSTIHLRDSKNPTGPQLTLAPATWSAFLASGYCGNAATMPSS